The Daucus carota subsp. sativus chromosome 2, DH1 v3.0, whole genome shotgun sequence genome includes a window with the following:
- the LOC108209110 gene encoding protein BPS1, chloroplastic, producing the protein MSRPQESQRPLFPFGNPFRMILPKGSHLSPRLIALLNSFEEALAERLRKLKPKDSEDVLTLSWMRLAMDSLCAVHTDIKTLITALELPVSDWDDKWIDVYLDNSVKMLDICIGFSAELSRLKQGHLFLQCVMRNLDSIPSKQFIRARSSLDDWKHHITLKSSKTENCFSVLDNLVATLNEPKVKNSSKGKVLLHAMYGVKVLTVFVCRIFAAAFSGSSKKLMDLHVPEKYLWAEAFTSLQAFVNGEIRTIYSSGGVTVLKELQAIHVVVKKLYPLVEDGPNSMEAEEYKNCISNLGKSASSFSEGLDILLKEVDGFFQILLTGRDALLCNLRVGTDVSSPVQRNSNLEQVVR; encoded by the coding sequence ATGAGTCGCCCACAGGAATCACAAAGACCTCTCTTCCCCTTTGGAAACCCTTTCCGCATGATATTACCCAAGGGATCACATCTCTCTCCCAGGTTGATTGCTCTTTTAAACAGTTTTGAGGAAGCCTTGGCAGAGAGGTTGAGAAAGCTTAAGCCAAAGGACAGTGAAGATGTGTTGACCTTGTCTTGGATGAGACTTGCAATGGATTCACTTTGTGCAGTACATACAGACATAAAAACATTAATAACGGCTCTTGAACTTCCTGTATCCGACTGGGATGACAAATGGATTGATGTATACTTGGACAATAGTGTTAAGATGCTTGATATATGCATTGGTTTTTCAGCAGAACTATCACGACTCAAGCAAGGTCACCTCTTTCTCCAATGTGTCATGCGCAATCTGGATTCCATACCTTCAAAGCAATTCATACGTGCACGATCTTCACTTGATGACTGGAAGCATCACATTACTTTAAAAAGTTCTAAAACTGAGAATTGCTTTTCCGTCTTAGATAATCTTGTTGCAACACTTAATGAACCAAAAGTCAAAAACTCATCCAAAGGGAAAGTTTTGTTGCATGCTATGTACGGTGTTAAGGTACTTACTGTTTTTGTCTGCAGAATATTTGCCGCTGCTTTCTCTGGTTCTTCAAAGAAGTTAATGGATCTACATGTCCCAGAAAAGTACTTGTGGGCAGAGGCTTTTACCAGCTTGCAGGCTTTTGTTAATGGAGAAATAAGAACTATATATTCCTCTGGGGGTGTTACTGTATTGAAAGAACTCCAAGCAATTCATGTTGTTGTCAAGAAGCTGTACCCCTTAGTTGAAGATGGCCCCAACTCTATGGAGGCTGAAGAGTACAAGAATTGCATATCAAACTTGGGGAAGAGTGCATCCAGTTTCTCAGAAGGCTTAGATATCCTCTTAAAGGAAGTAGATGGCTTCTTCCAAATTCTTCTGACGGGACGTGATGCCTTGCTATGTAACCTGAGAGTGGGCACTGATGTTTCTAGCCCTGTGCAAAGAAACAGCAATCTAGAACAAGTCGTGAGGTGA